The following are encoded in a window of Poecile atricapillus isolate bPoeAtr1 chromosome 3, bPoeAtr1.hap1, whole genome shotgun sequence genomic DNA:
- the FAM110C gene encoding protein FAM110C yields MPAELSRAVGMHAISDLHSSLPLRLLNKGPEYLRRQLEAGKPGRKSAVERLAADKAKYVKSQQVISTRQDPVIALSSASESSSETCSVESRAASRELGTGTKALELGRAVSSCRAPLQHGPPIARRGTRRQMRPDSLVIYRQKCELGRGQSQDSSRGNLVRRIFHGSIKEKQLPSPELPRVMEDVAATESYEPLSAKDGDREPSDHGAVQTIPVSTEAAGVCIKEHEGPSKLSTPPEEVKEVKRRGLHRSQSDISSRYSKSFAEFETFFKYCGLEQEVIEDLGRENFSVVSDNVSFKIRSISVATSESEFTRHSGDEGLLEDELTEQVPSSTSVIERNARIIKWLYTCKKARETSKVIQELA; encoded by the coding sequence ATGCCAGCTGAACTCTCCCGGGCCGTGGGAATGCACGCCATCTCCGACCTCCactcctccctccccctgcGGCTCCTCAACAAGGGGCCCGAGTACCTCCGCAGGCAGCTGGAGGCCGGCAAGCCGGGCAGGAAAAGTGCCGTGGAGAGACTGGCCGCCGATAAGGCCAAGTACGTAAAGAGCCAGCAGGTGATCAGCACCAGGCAGGATCCCGTCATCGCGCTCAGCTCAGCCTCGGAGAGCAGCAGCGAGACCTGTTCCgtggagagcagagcagcgagcagggagctgggcacGGGGACgaaggccctggagctgggcagggcgGTGAGCTCCTGCCGGGCCCCCCTGCAGCACGGCCCCCCCATCGCCAGGCGCGGCACCAGGAGGCAGATGCGGCCGGATTCCCTGGTGATCTACCGTCAGAAATGTGAGCTTGGGAGAGGTCAAAGCCAGGACAGCTCACGGGGGAATTTGGTGAGGAGGATCTTCCATGGGTCCATAAAGGAGAAGCAGTTGCCTTCCCCCGAGTTGCCCAGGGTCATGGAGGACGTCGCAGCCACCGAGAGCTATGAACCTCTCTCAGCAAAAGATGGTGACCGTGAGCCCAGTGACCATGGAGCGGTGCAGACTATCCCTGTGAGCACTGAAGCGGCAGGAGTATGTATAAAAGAGCATGAGGGACCCTCAAAACTGAGTACACCTCCTGAAGAGGTCAAGGAGGTGAAGAGGAGAGGTCTCCATCGCTCCCAGTCAGACATCAGCTCTCGCTACTCCAAGTCCTTCGCTGAGTTTGAAACGTTTTTCAAGTACTgtggcctggagcaggaggtTATTGAGGATCTTGGGAGAGAGAACTTCTCCGTGGTGTCTGACAATGTCTCCTTCAAGATCCGCAGCATCAGCGTGGCAACATCGGAGAGTGAGTTCACGAGGCACAGTGGGGATGAGGGGCTGCTGGAGGACGAGCTCACGGAGCAGGtccccagcagcacctctgtgatTGAGCGCAACGCTCGGATTATCAAATGGTTGTACACCTGTAAGAAAGCCAGGGAGACCAGCAAGGTGATCCAGGAACTGGCGTGA